One Gemmatimonadaceae bacterium DNA segment encodes these proteins:
- a CDS encoding MFS transporter, giving the protein MEAASLTGEHRIVADVSQRDNTVFAVLIAISFCHLLNDMMQSLLPAIYPNLKVQFGLSFVQIGLVTFAYQITASLLQPLVGLYADRRPTPLALPGGTLFTLAGLTILSIAQSYEVLLVGSCLLGVGSSIFHPESSRVARMAAGGRFGLAQSLFQVGGNAGSALGPLVAAIVVMRWGRSGLGAIALLALLSGAVLWNVGLWYKRHGLERLRNARPSAIAVVSSHDGQATRGIVVLLTLVFSKYVYLASLTSYYTFYLIHRFHVSIGSAQIHLFVFLAGVAAGTLIGGPIGDRFGRRYVIWFSILGALPFTLLLPAASLFWTGPLTVVIGLILASAFPAIVVFAQDLVPGKVGMISGLFFGFAFGMAGLGAAMLGWLADRTSIETVYRVCAFLPAIGMLAAWLPKIEHPNASAGRSAALSEDS; this is encoded by the coding sequence ATGGAAGCCGCCTCCCTCACCGGCGAACATCGGATCGTCGCCGACGTCAGCCAGCGCGACAACACCGTCTTCGCCGTCCTCATCGCGATCAGCTTCTGTCATTTGCTCAATGACATGATGCAGTCGCTGCTCCCGGCGATCTATCCAAATCTCAAAGTGCAGTTCGGGCTGTCGTTCGTCCAAATCGGCCTCGTCACCTTCGCCTATCAAATCACGGCGTCGCTCCTGCAGCCGCTCGTCGGACTCTACGCCGATCGTCGTCCGACGCCGCTTGCCCTTCCCGGCGGCACTCTCTTCACGCTCGCCGGGTTGACCATACTCTCCATCGCCCAGAGCTACGAGGTGCTGCTCGTCGGCTCCTGTCTGCTCGGGGTCGGGTCGTCGATCTTCCATCCCGAGTCGTCGCGCGTGGCGCGCATGGCGGCCGGCGGGCGGTTCGGCCTCGCGCAATCGCTCTTTCAAGTCGGCGGCAACGCCGGGTCGGCACTCGGGCCGCTCGTCGCCGCCATCGTCGTCATGCGGTGGGGGCGGTCCGGCCTCGGCGCCATCGCCTTGCTCGCGCTGCTCTCCGGAGCCGTGCTGTGGAACGTCGGCCTCTGGTACAAGCGGCATGGACTCGAACGGCTGCGCAACGCGCGCCCCTCCGCGATCGCCGTCGTCTCGAGCCACGACGGCCAAGCGACGCGCGGCATTGTCGTGCTGCTGACTTTAGTCTTCTCTAAATACGTGTACCTCGCGAGCCTCACGAGCTACTACACCTTCTATCTCATTCATCGTTTCCACGTCTCGATCGGGAGCGCGCAGATACACCTCTTCGTGTTCCTCGCGGGCGTCGCCGCCGGCACCTTGATCGGCGGGCCGATCGGCGACCGCTTCGGCCGTCGATACGTCATCTGGTTCTCCATCCTCGGCGCGCTTCCCTTCACACTGCTCTTGCCGGCGGCAAGCCTCTTCTGGACTGGCCCGTTGACGGTCGTGATCGGACTGATTCTCGCCTCCGCGTTTCCGGCGATCGTTGTCTTCGCCCAGGACTTGGTCCCGGGTAAAGTCGGGATGATCTCCGGACTCTTTTTCGGCTTTGCCTTCGGCATGGCCGGACTCGGCGCCGCGATGCTCGGCTGGCTCGCCGATCGCACCAGCATCGAGACGGTCTATCGGGTGTGCGCGTTCCTGCCGGCGATCGGCATGCTCGCCGCTTGGCTCCCGAAGATCGAGCATCCCAACGCCAGCGCCGGGCGCAGCGCGGCTCTATCCGAAGACTCTTGA
- a CDS encoding MBL fold metallo-hydrolase, with translation MRFPLCALFTVLAVLARGPALDAQNTTSRNFRVTLLGTGSPALSVTRFGPSILVEAGDQMLVFDAGRGAAQRLAQLDVSLDRIDAVFLTHLHSDHVVGLPDLWLSGWILTRRSRPWELLGPTGTEAMAAHLAQAFAFDIDIRIKDGRQDPRGARLAARDIQPGVVYERGGVKVTAFLVDHGLVAPAFGYRVDYDRRTVVLSGDTRFSPDLIAIARGADLLVHEVALAPVDVNPSAPYYRAFAHHTTPEQAAEVFTRARPALAVYSHIVVFGDSEESAIIDRTRRGYAGPVLLGHDLMSVAVGDTLATPRPRAAAVAPRP, from the coding sequence ATGCGCTTTCCACTTTGCGCGCTCTTCACTGTCCTCGCCGTCCTCGCGCGCGGCCCCGCGTTGGACGCGCAGAATACAACGTCGCGAAACTTCCGGGTGACGCTCCTAGGCACCGGCTCGCCCGCGCTCAGCGTCACGCGCTTCGGGCCGAGCATTCTCGTGGAGGCAGGCGACCAGATGCTGGTGTTTGACGCGGGACGAGGCGCGGCGCAGCGGCTCGCGCAACTCGACGTCTCGTTGGATCGCATCGACGCGGTCTTCCTGACGCACCTCCATTCCGACCACGTCGTCGGACTGCCTGACCTGTGGCTCAGCGGATGGATCCTCACGCGCCGCTCCAGGCCGTGGGAGCTCCTCGGCCCTACGGGGACAGAGGCAATGGCCGCGCATCTCGCACAAGCCTTTGCGTTCGACATCGACATCCGAATCAAGGACGGCCGCCAAGACCCTCGTGGGGCACGCCTCGCGGCGCGCGACATTCAGCCGGGGGTGGTGTACGAGCGCGGCGGCGTGAAGGTCACCGCGTTTCTCGTCGATCACGGGTTGGTGGCGCCGGCATTCGGCTACCGCGTCGACTACGACCGCCGGACGGTCGTGCTCTCGGGCGACACTCGATTCTCGCCGGATTTGATCGCCATCGCACGCGGCGCCGATCTGCTCGTTCACGAAGTTGCGCTCGCCCCAGTCGACGTGAACCCCTCGGCGCCGTACTATCGAGCGTTCGCTCATCACACGACCCCCGAGCAAGCAGCCGAAGTGTTCACTCGCGCTCGGCCGGCACTCGCGGTGTATTCACACATCGTGGTTTTCGGGGACAGCGAGGAGAGTGCGATCATCGATCGCACGCGACGTGGCTACGCGGGGCCAGTGCTGCTCGGGCACGATCTCATGAGCGTCGCCGTCGGCGACACGCTCGCAACGCCGCGGCCACGAGCGGCCGCCGTCGCTCCACGCCCTTAG